A region from the Chelmon rostratus isolate fCheRos1 chromosome 6, fCheRos1.pri, whole genome shotgun sequence genome encodes:
- the LOC121607628 gene encoding uncharacterized protein LOC121607628 has translation MDHLLKGISLDRQSRIITLMPFLDEIGLLRVGGRLQEANWSYSQKHPCILPGNDTFSELLIKRAHREVMHSGLQATLNQLRETYWILRARQMTKVDFAGPLYVKPDNKKVYIALFTCAVTRAVHLEIVTDLSACAFLLAFRRFISRRGICNAIYSDNAKTFKRAEQDLKCLWTLMKGKEMQELFTEKRISWRYIVERAALWGSMWERLVGSVKTCLRKVLGRSYLDHEELQTLICEVEAVINSRPLTFLHTESSEPSPLTPAHFLTGRRITTLPSYPARDVRVDKSNATQLNRRWNYRQRRPVQLLYPLEVDEP, from the exons ATGGATCACCTGTTAAAAGGTATAAGTTTGGACAGACAATCAAGGATCATTACACTGATGCCGTTTTTGGATGAGATTGGACTGCTGCGAGTAGGAGGCAGATTACAGGAGGCGAACTGGTCTTACTCCCAGAAGCACCCATGCATCCTGCCAGGTAATGATACTTTTTCTGAACTTTTGATAAAAAGAGCCCATAGAGAAGTGATGCATTCGGGCTTACAAGCTACTCTCAATCAGCTCAGAGAAACCTATTGGATTCTTCGGGCAAGACAGATGACGAAA GTGGACTTTGCTGGACCTTTGTATGTGAAACCAGACAATAAGAAGGTATACATAGCTTTATTCACGTGTGCTGTGACACGAGCTGTGCATTTGGAAATTGTGACAGATTTATCTGCTTGTGCTTTCTTGCTTGCCTTCAGAAGATTCATTTCCAGACGTGGCATCTGTAATGCAATCTATTCTGATAATGCTAAAACTTTTAAGAGAGCTGAACAAGATCTGAAGTGTTTGTGGACTCTGATGAAAGGTAAAGAGATGCAGGAACTGTTCACAGAGAAGAGGATTTCTTGGAGATACATTGTGGAGCGGGCCGCTTTGTGGGGCAGTATGTGGGAGCGCTTGGTGGGATCCGTCAAGACGTGCCTCCGGAAGGTGCTTGGGAGATCTTACCTGGACCATGAGGAGCTTCAGACGTTAATCTGTGAGGTTGAGGCTGTAATAAACTCTCGTCCTTTAACctttcttcacacagaaagtaGTGAACCCTCACCTCTCACTCCAGCTCATTTCCTGACCGGACGAAGGATTACCACCCTCCCTTCCTATCCAGCCCGCGACGTCAGGGTGGATAAAAGCAACGCCACACAGCTCAACAG